Genomic window (Atribacterota bacterium):
TTTATTTTCCTTATTTATGTCAAACGTTGCTTCTACAGTTGTCCTGGTGCCATTGATTATAAATTTATCAGTGTTGATAAATATGGATGCCAGGCCTCTGGTATTATTGGTTGCAGTCTGTGCGGCTAATTCTTTTATATTGCCCACTCATCAGGTTAATGCTATGCTGATAACTGCAGGTAGTTACGAGAACTCTGATTATTTAAAAGCAGGCGGTATCATGACTTTTTTGTTTTTAGTAGTTGTTACTTTTGTTTTTTATTTCTTTTATTTCTAATTTACCATTAAAATATAGGAGGATACGAAATTTATGTATATTGAACAGTTTTATGTACCAAAGATTGCTCACAGCTCATATTTGTTAGGAGGAGAAGAAAACTGTGCTATCGTTGATCCCAGCCGTGATGTTGACAAATATATTACTGCTGCTAAAAATATGGGATTTAAAATCACTCATATTTTAGAAACTCATTTACATGCTGATTTTATATCAGGGCATATGGATCTGGCTGAAAAAACAGGGGCTAAAATTTATGCACCGGCTTCTGCAGACTGTCAGTTTGAACATCAGGCATTAAAAGAAGGAGATGAATTCCAAATTGACAATATTTCAATCAGGGTATTGGAAACCCCGGGTCATACACCGGAACATATTGCCTATGTTGTTACAGATAAGTCCAGAGGTAAAGATCCTGTAGTTTTATTTTCCGGTGATACTATGTTTGTAGGAGATGTGGGGAGACCGGATTTGTTTCCTGGCAGGGCTGAGGAGTTAGCTTCCAAGCTGTTTGACAGCCTGAAAAAGTTTAAGGAACTGCCTGATTTTTGTGAAGTATTGCCGGCACATGGGGCAGGCTCTCTTTGTGGAAGAGCCATGGGAGCTAAAAGAAGAAGCACAATTGGTTATGAGAAGAGATACAATGAAGCATTACAGATTGATTCAGAAAAGGAGTTTATTGCTTCCTTGACCAATGATATGCCACCGGCACCGGACCACTTCAGCCGTTGTAGTGAGATTAACCGGAAAGGTCCAAAATTAGTACGAAAAATGGACCCCATAAAGGCTTTGTCGCCAATAGAATTTGGAAAGCTGGCAGAATCTGATGAATATGTGATACTGGATTGCCGGAGCTATGATGCCTTTGAAGGACAGCACATAATAAACTCATATGGTATTGATTATGACGGTAATTTCCCGACTTTTGCCGGTTGGGTTATCCCCCCCGAAAGCCAGATTCTGTTAGTAACACCTGATAGAGTTTCTGCTGAAGAGGTAGCGGTGTGGCTTCGGAGAGTCGGTTTGGATAATGCCTATGGCTACCTGGAAGGCGGAATGTTTGAATGGGCTAAAGATGGATTGCCAAGCCGTCATGTATTACAGGTTTCTTCCCCGGAATTAGAATCTTTGAGAGAAAATGATAGTGTTAAAATCCTGGATGTACGTGCCACAGGCGAATTTGGAGAGCATCATATAGAAGGTGCAATTAACATATCTGCTCCTGACTTGAGAGAAAGATACAAGGAACTGAATAAAGAGGAAAAATATTATGTAGTGTGCAGCACCGGTCATCGTTCAACACTTGCCATTTCCCTATTATTACAGCGAGGGTTTGAACAGCTGGTAAATGTTGCCGGTGGAATGACCGGAATGGGAGAATTTGGGGAAAACAGAGAAACGATTAATAAATGGGGAAGTTTTCCTTATCGCTGGAAGATAAATAGAAAATAGTAGAAATAATAATCAAAACAAGGAGGAAAAATTAAATGGAAATTTTTACCTTGAAAACATGGTCTCCTTATCTGGTGGGAGCAGGAATTGGGATATTAAGCTGGTTTACCTTTTTACTTTCCAACAAACCCATTGGATGTTCTACCGCTTTCGCCAGAACCAGTGGCATGATAGAACAGGCCTTAACAGGTAAATCTGTAGAAAAAAACCCCTACTACCAAAAATTTCCTGCTG
Coding sequences:
- a CDS encoding MBL fold metallo-hydrolase is translated as MYIEQFYVPKIAHSSYLLGGEENCAIVDPSRDVDKYITAAKNMGFKITHILETHLHADFISGHMDLAEKTGAKIYAPASADCQFEHQALKEGDEFQIDNISIRVLETPGHTPEHIAYVVTDKSRGKDPVVLFSGDTMFVGDVGRPDLFPGRAEELASKLFDSLKKFKELPDFCEVLPAHGAGSLCGRAMGAKRRSTIGYEKRYNEALQIDSEKEFIASLTNDMPPAPDHFSRCSEINRKGPKLVRKMDPIKALSPIEFGKLAESDEYVILDCRSYDAFEGQHIINSYGIDYDGNFPTFAGWVIPPESQILLVTPDRVSAEEVAVWLRRVGLDNAYGYLEGGMFEWAKDGLPSRHVLQVSSPELESLRENDSVKILDVRATGEFGEHHIEGAINISAPDLRERYKELNKEEKYYVVCSTGHRSTLAISLLLQRGFEQLVNVAGGMTGMGEFGENRETINKWGSFPYRWKINRK